One window from the genome of Spirochaeta isovalerica encodes:
- a CDS encoding response regulator transcription factor, producing MKIAVVDDEADLRETLRFALEKEGYSCDTYRDGEQAWDAFSRCLPDLAVLDVSMPRMDGLELCRRIRTISETVPVLFLSSKDEEIDRILGLEIGGDDYMCKPFSVRELTVRIKVLFRRLKAREKESSKAPYVIGHLQLDSEKYTATWKQSLLDLTVTEFLLLTTLARSPGFVRTREALMELVYPVGTYVSSRTIDTHIKRLRRKIQMKDEEFDEIETVYGLGYRYKQVGA from the coding sequence ATGAAAATTGCCGTAGTTGACGATGAAGCCGATCTGAGAGAGACCCTCCGGTTCGCTCTTGAGAAAGAGGGGTATTCCTGCGACACCTACAGAGACGGCGAGCAGGCCTGGGACGCTTTCTCCCGCTGTCTGCCCGATCTGGCCGTACTCGATGTTTCCATGCCCCGGATGGACGGGCTGGAGCTCTGCCGCAGAATCAGAACTATTTCCGAAACCGTTCCCGTACTTTTTCTCTCTTCGAAGGATGAGGAGATCGACCGTATTCTCGGTCTGGAAATCGGCGGCGACGATTATATGTGCAAACCCTTTTCCGTGCGGGAACTGACGGTGCGGATAAAGGTTCTCTTCCGGCGGCTGAAAGCACGGGAGAAAGAGAGTTCCAAAGCGCCCTATGTAATTGGCCATCTGCAGCTCGATTCGGAGAAGTATACGGCGACCTGGAAGCAGAGTCTTCTCGATCTGACGGTGACGGAATTTCTGCTGCTGACCACTCTGGCGCGGTCTCCCGGATTCGTGAGGACCAGAGAAGCCCTGATGGAACTGGTTTATCCTGTCGGGACTTATGTTTCCAGCCGTACCATAGATACCCATATCAAACGGCTCCGCCGGAAAATACAGATGAAAGATGAGGAATTCGATGAAATCGAAACGGTTTACGGCCTGGGCTACAGGTATAAGCAGGTCGGCGCTTAG
- a CDS encoding HAMP domain-containing sensor histidine kinase — translation MKSKRFTAWATGISRSALSISFRLLLFNVLLVFLPVAAVLYLDVYEEQLLVSQEKTMVQQGRILAAALGGESSISRKEVEGFITNLAGRTETRLRVLDDRGRLIGDSSSPLSEQSYGIDEDMANVGKVSPRSYDSLDTVAQEVLGENTLLYRLATYPIRVYRKLFDPPVPVGDPDDYDARYPFQGVEVQAALEGRYGAATRLSSGGQRSVTLYTAIPVYNGDEVIGAVLSSQSTYRILKDLYNIRLVILKIFLASLIAAVIISLFLSATISSRIKKLGREARSISTGKGRISGSFTTMKLGDEIGLLSRSLVDLTGRLDRHIRFIDSLSRDISHEFKNPLAVIRSAAQMVESAEGKDKERFLTMIEDNTRRMESLLNGVEEISRLDSRLEQEEREAVDVDKLINGLLEGFRLRYPSLQWNFQTSGEKATVTASPERLSQIFVNIYENAATFCDNDSAIGTALFADRDKIRLTISNRGPEIPEEDLDRIFDRFYTSRDKGKEKHHGLGLSIVRAIAENYGGSVSASNGEKGPVFTLTFPEAGAFC, via the coding sequence ATGAAATCGAAACGGTTTACGGCCTGGGCTACAGGTATAAGCAGGTCGGCGCTTAGCATTTCATTCCGTCTGCTTCTTTTTAATGTTCTTCTCGTTTTCCTCCCTGTGGCGGCGGTTCTCTATCTCGATGTTTACGAGGAGCAGCTCCTGGTATCCCAGGAAAAAACCATGGTGCAGCAGGGGCGGATTCTGGCGGCGGCTCTTGGGGGAGAGAGCTCTATCAGCCGCAAAGAGGTCGAAGGCTTCATTACCAATCTGGCGGGGCGCACCGAGACGAGGCTGCGGGTTCTCGATGATAGGGGGCGGTTGATCGGCGATTCCAGTTCCCCCCTATCAGAGCAATCCTATGGAATCGATGAGGATATGGCCAATGTCGGCAAAGTCTCCCCGCGCTCTTATGATTCTCTCGATACTGTCGCTCAGGAGGTTCTCGGGGAGAATACCCTTCTCTACCGCCTGGCTACCTATCCCATCCGGGTCTACAGGAAACTCTTTGATCCTCCCGTTCCCGTCGGAGATCCCGATGATTATGATGCCCGCTATCCCTTTCAGGGCGTCGAGGTCCAGGCGGCTCTGGAAGGCCGTTACGGTGCGGCTACAAGATTGTCTTCGGGCGGCCAGCGGTCTGTAACCCTCTATACGGCCATTCCCGTTTACAATGGCGATGAGGTTATCGGGGCGGTTCTCAGCAGCCAGTCCACCTATCGGATCCTGAAGGATCTCTACAATATCCGCCTTGTCATTCTGAAGATTTTTCTGGCATCGCTGATTGCCGCGGTCATTATCAGTCTTTTTCTGTCGGCGACCATATCTTCGCGAATCAAGAAGCTGGGACGGGAAGCCCGTTCCATCAGCACGGGAAAGGGGCGGATCAGCGGTTCCTTTACGACCATGAAGCTGGGCGATGAGATCGGCCTGCTCTCCCGTTCTCTCGTAGACCTGACGGGGCGGCTCGACAGGCACATCCGTTTTATCGATTCCCTTTCCCGGGATATCAGTCACGAGTTCAAAAATCCTCTCGCGGTTATCCGCTCGGCCGCCCAGATGGTAGAATCGGCGGAAGGGAAGGATAAAGAGCGGTTTCTTACCATGATAGAGGACAATACGAGGAGAATGGAGTCTCTTCTCAACGGCGTGGAGGAGATTTCCCGGCTCGATTCCCGTCTGGAACAGGAGGAGAGGGAAGCGGTTGATGTGGACAAGCTGATAAACGGGCTTCTGGAGGGGTTTCGTCTGCGGTATCCCTCTCTCCAATGGAATTTCCAGACTTCGGGAGAAAAGGCAACTGTAACGGCATCGCCGGAGAGGCTCAGCCAGATATTCGTCAATATTTATGAGAACGCCGCCACATTCTGTGATAATGACTCAGCGATCGGGACGGCGCTCTTCGCCGACCGGGATAAGATCCGGCTGACGATTTCCAACCGGGGACCGGAAATCCCCGAAGAGGATCTTGATAGAATTTTCGACCGTTTCTACACGTCCCGCGACAAAGGGAAAGAGAAACACCACGGCCTGGGACTCTCCATCGTCCGTGCCATAGCGGAAAACTACGGCGGTTCCGTCTCGGCTTCCAACGGTGAAAAGGGGCCGGTCTTTACCCTCACATTTCCGGAGGCCGGCGCTTTCTGCTGA
- a CDS encoding amidase, which translates to MDKLKDATIESLQDLMDKGELKAEDLVRYYLERIETYDRKGPELNSVLEINPDSLEMARSLDKERKEKGRRSPLHGIPVMLKGNIDTGDKMETTAGSLALAGHKAAGDAFLAEQLRKAGAVILGKTNLSEWANFRSSRSSSGWSSRGGQTRNPYDRERSPCGSSSGSGVAVAADFTTVAVGTETDGSIVCPSQKNGIVGFKPTIGLVSRSGIIPIAHSQDTAGPMARTVSDAVYLLDAMKGSDSRDESTRPFGVKGEKDYASFLKSGALKGARIGLVKSFCGFRSDIDEMVAEAAEQMRQAGAQIIEDLELPHMREYDDEEMEVLLYEFKADLNAYLSGAGAPVKNLEELIDFNRKRSGETMPWFGQELLIKAQEKGDLTEETYKKAREKSLRLAGEEGIDSLLKEHQLQALIGPTGGPAWKIDLINGDHYTGGGASQAAAIAGYPHITVPMGFVHGLPVGLSFIGTAWSEPVLIGLAYSWEQISRKRRPPEM; encoded by the coding sequence ATGGATAAACTGAAAGATGCGACAATAGAGTCTCTGCAGGATCTGATGGATAAGGGAGAGCTCAAGGCGGAAGACCTGGTCCGCTATTATCTCGAACGGATCGAAACATATGACCGGAAGGGGCCGGAGCTCAATTCCGTTCTGGAAATCAATCCCGATTCCCTGGAAATGGCCCGGAGTCTCGATAAGGAGAGAAAGGAAAAAGGACGCCGCTCTCCCCTCCACGGCATTCCGGTCATGCTCAAAGGAAATATCGACACGGGTGATAAAATGGAAACGACTGCCGGTTCTCTGGCTCTGGCCGGACACAAAGCCGCCGGCGATGCCTTTCTTGCGGAGCAGCTGCGAAAAGCGGGGGCGGTCATTCTCGGTAAGACAAACCTGAGCGAATGGGCCAATTTCCGGTCTTCCCGGTCCTCCAGCGGATGGAGCAGCCGCGGCGGCCAGACCCGCAACCCCTATGACAGGGAGCGGAGTCCCTGCGGATCCAGTTCCGGTTCGGGAGTGGCCGTTGCCGCCGACTTCACAACTGTGGCGGTGGGAACAGAAACCGACGGGTCCATCGTCTGCCCCTCCCAGAAAAACGGAATTGTCGGATTCAAGCCGACCATCGGCCTTGTGAGCCGGAGCGGCATCATCCCCATTGCCCACAGCCAGGATACGGCCGGTCCTATGGCCCGGACGGTCAGCGATGCGGTTTATCTTCTCGATGCCATGAAAGGGAGCGATTCCCGTGATGAATCCACCAGGCCTTTCGGTGTGAAAGGAGAGAAGGACTATGCATCTTTTCTGAAGTCCGGTGCGTTAAAAGGCGCTCGGATAGGACTGGTAAAGAGTTTCTGCGGATTCCGGAGCGATATTGATGAGATGGTCGCGGAGGCGGCGGAGCAGATGCGGCAAGCCGGTGCACAGATCATAGAAGACCTGGAGCTTCCCCATATGAGAGAATACGACGATGAGGAAATGGAAGTGCTCCTGTACGAATTCAAGGCCGATCTCAATGCCTATCTGTCCGGTGCGGGTGCTCCGGTGAAAAATCTCGAAGAGCTGATTGATTTCAACAGAAAGCGAAGCGGCGAAACCATGCCCTGGTTCGGTCAGGAACTGCTGATAAAAGCTCAGGAGAAAGGCGATCTGACGGAAGAGACTTATAAAAAAGCCAGAGAGAAATCTCTTCGTCTGGCTGGCGAAGAGGGAATTGACAGCCTCTTGAAAGAACATCAACTTCAGGCGCTGATCGGCCCTACCGGCGGTCCAGCCTGGAAAATAGACCTGATCAATGGAGACCATTACACAGGAGGCGGAGCGTCGCAGGCTGCGGCTATCGCCGGCTATCCCCATATAACCGTGCCTATGGGATTTGTTCATGGATTGCCTGTAGGGCTTTCTTTTATCGGAACGGCCTGGAGCGAACCGGTTCTGATCGGACTGGCTTACAGCTGGGAACAGATCAGCAGAAAGCGCCGGCCTCCGGAAATGTGA